The nucleotide window AATCATAGCAGCAGAGGCAAATGGTATTGGCACTCCTAGCGATAGAAACGACCAGATGTCATTGGCAGAGGAACCAGCTATTCCCCAATTTCTAGCTGAAGTTCCGCAGACAGCATGAACCCTATGCGTAATTTCGTTATCTGAATTAGCAGCGCAATACCAATTCAGGGGATGAGCAAAACGAGAGGCGATTCCGTGTGAGGAGGGTGGGGGCGCGTGGTCGGGGAGCTTGCCTTGAAGCGGCCGGACTCGGCGAGGGGTCGGATCCCGGCCAGCCTCTCGAACACCGGCGTCGGCGCCGATGACatcctcgtcgccgccgccgcgcgaCGAGAGCACTTGCTGCTGCGGTAGGTGGAGGCCTGGAGGGTGATGGGCTGTGGGAGAGTGGACACGAGCAGGCAGAGGCGATGGAGGAGCTTGTTCGGAAGGGTAAGGCAACGAGGACGCCAAGCAACCAGGCAGTGGCTGGGCCGAGTAGCAGCCAACGAGCGGCATATACGCCGCGTGACTGCGGCGTCTCGCCGGCCGCCACGGACATCGTAACAGTGGACACGGATGCAGGCTCGCTGTTTGCAACATTCTTCTTTCTATGACACCGATGCAGTCAGTACTGCGCAATGAATAATTCCCGTCAGACAGAATAGTATTCTCAAATCTGGCAAAATCGCTCAGGTTTTGTTGCAATATAATCCAACTTCACGTAGTATGAACTACTCAGGCTAGTCTGTCCGTGCAAGTAAACAATGTAAACAGCTAGTTTCAGCAAAGCACGTCAGATCGATCACGAAGATCAGAGCACGCACACGACACGGGGTGAAGAACAGTTTCTGCTATTTCGTGATTTGATCCCAAACACTCGGGCAGGGTTTCCAAAACAAAGGTACATTCAGCTATGCTATTAAAAAACCGACAAGGTAATAACGGGTCCATTGCTTGTTTGAGGGCGCAAGTTGTAGACTGCCTCAGTTCAGCTTCTCTAGTAGCTCGTTGATCTTGTCCCCGCGGTTGCCCGAGTCGCCGCCATCCTTGAAAGGTTTCTTCTTCATCTGCAGCCTCCTCTCCGGACACTTGAGCTTGAAGGGCATGAGAAAGCTCGCCGTTTCTCTGAAGTGCGGCCCGACCGTGGAGATTTCGTGCACGACGTCTTCCAAACATATGACGCCGTGTTCTCCAAGAGCCTGTTTTTCGAGAACCACATACAATGATCACAAAGTGTACATTACAAAATCATCATGAGAGATAATCCAGAGAATAGTTTTGCAGCAGAAATGCGCGTAGCAGTGATGAAGATACAATTAACCTAACTGAAGTGTTTTAGTGTGTCAAATTTGGCGCATCCGAGTCTGGAATACATTGTTATTGGTCCAGAATTGAACCCTGAAGGTATTCAAATTTGTTAGCAATTGTGGAACTGGCTAGATAAAATTAACAGGCACAGATCACTGGTATGCCTTGCTGAGTACTTCCTATGCTTATTATTAGGTTGCCGGTAGGCATGTCAAAGCTTTACTTGAATCGAATGCCTGAACCTCAATCTTCAGACTATGTCATAGAAATTATACCTTTTCGATTAGATCATTGCTGGTCAGGGGGAAAGGCTCCTTGTCGAAATATCCGCGACCCTTCTTGTAAATAAGCTCCTTCACATTCTTCAAATTGGGGAACCTACCGTGACACCAATTAACAACATTCAATCACTGTAAACTACTAGTACAGAACTGGCAAAACAAGCCACACAATGGAGAAAAATATTTCCATTCAGTTATTACCCATAGGTGACGAAAGGTCCAACAGCAGCAAGCCTCTTGAGGTTTGCCTCGGTGGCCTTGAGGAACACGCCGGTGAGGACCTGGGTCAGCCGCAGCCTGGCCAAGATCTTCCTGATTTGCGGGTGCAAGTCCGCAGTGCTGCAATCACACGCAAAAAATCCGATGTTAATAGTCGCGAGGTACCATCAGCAAGCCAGAGAGGTGGATGCTTCAGGTAGGTAGGCACTGACCCTGGGATGCGGATGGCGAAGAGCAGCTTGGCGTCGATGGCCTCGGCGGGGCGCAGCTTCCGGACCTTGAGGCGCGTGCGCATCCGCAGGAAGTCGAGCTCCTTGTTGCGGAACTCCTTGACGAAGTCCTCGGGGCGCTTGATGGCGCCCTTGGCGTCGTGGCGGCGGCGCTGCCTCTTGGCCGCCTTGCGCTCCCGGTTCTTGGTGGCCCACTCCTCGTTGTCCTTCCTCTTCTTGAGGACCGTCTCCCGCACGAACGGCAGCTGCTGCGTCCCCTCCTCCtccgccatggccggcggcgcggggctcTCCTGGCGCGTGGTGgctaggcggcggcggaggcgaacGGGGGGCGGCGGTCGGGGAGGGTTTGGGAAGAGGCTTGACGATATTTCGCTGCTGGGGTCTTAAGGTCTTGCAGTCCTTAGTGGGCTGGGCTTAAGGGCCGACCATACGATACTTACTGGGTTCGAATTTGAGGAAGCCCAGTTGGGTGAGAACAGGAATATTTTTGGCAGGTGCTTGTCCGTCCTCCCCGTTCCGTTTGGGGTCGGGTCGCAGTCGTACAAAACCTTCTTTGCTCTCGTTCGTGGTCCAAGCCTAACCCTAGCCGTCACCCCCTTTCTTCCTCGCACGCGAACCCTCCCGGCAGATATCAGCCGGGCGCTAGGGGGGCGGAGGGAGACGTCCGTCGCGAGCTTCCTGCGCGCTCTTCTCTCCCCTGTGACCCCGCTGCCGACGGCCGCCGCGCGCGCGGAAGGTTCTCCTCCCCGCGGACCCCCCCCATAAAAGGTACAGTACTGTAGTTTATGTTCGTGCTGCCGGTGATCTCGCAAAGGACTCAAATCGGATTGTGTAATAGGATTTCCACCCTTCTAATCTAATAAGAAAGGGTGATAAGTTTGCTCTCTTACGTAATTTATCCTCGGATGGATGGATTGGTGCTTATGATGTTCGTTCTGCTCATTCAGGTTTTGAGATTTATTaggaatatatataaaatatggCTGGGGGTAGCAcggatgcagcaaccaaggagatGGAGGCATTGCATGTTGGGCAAACCAAGGAAACAGATGTAAGTGCTGTGCTGTAGAAGTTTTTTTTTACTCTGAGTTGAACCGTGTTGGGCATATTTTTCACTTATGTTGGGCATATTTTTCACTTATGTTGGTCATGGAAAAAATGTTGGGGAAGAACAAAAAACAAACAAGCTATTGACCAATATTATTCTGCTTTGCAGAACTGGTATTCACCACAAGTTGATAACTGCGTGTTGTTTCTTGCCATAGTTGCTTTTTTATTGCCTCATTGGTAAACTTGGTCCCACAGTGTAGTTTTAACTGAGTTCTCTTCATTGCTGTTATGGACCTCTGACCACATGCCATGACTAGCCTTAGCATGCCTCAGTTATAAAGTGATATGTGATTACAACAGTCCTACAACTGATGCCAACTACTGTGGTTACATGGATTGCTGAACCTCACATGTCATCCTTCTCTTGGATGATCCTTGCAATGCTGTATATTATTTCTTTGATGGTAAATAACCT belongs to Triticum urartu cultivar G1812 chromosome 7, Tu2.1, whole genome shotgun sequence and includes:
- the LOC125522130 gene encoding 60S ribosomal protein L7-2-like, with translation MAEEEGTQQLPFVRETVLKKRKDNEEWATKNRERKAAKRQRRRHDAKGAIKRPEDFVKEFRNKELDFLRMRTRLKVRKLRPAEAIDAKLLFAIRIPGTADLHPQIRKILARLRLTQVLTGVFLKATEANLKRLAAVGPFVTYGFPNLKNVKELIYKKGRGYFDKEPFPLTSNDLIEKALGEHGVICLEDVVHEISTVGPHFRETASFLMPFKLKCPERRLQMKKKPFKDGGDSGNRGDKINELLEKLN